Part of the Flavobacterium okayamense genome, ACACCATTCGTGCAGGTCGGAACTTACCCGACAAGGAATTTCGCTACCTTAGGACCGTTATAGTTACGGCCGCCGTTTACTGGGGCTTCAATTCAATGCTTCTCCGAAGATAACATCTCCTCTTAACCTTCCAGCACCGGGCAGGTGTCAGGCCCTATACATCATCTTACGATTTAGCAGAGCCCTGTGTTTTTGATAAACAGTCGCCTGGACCTTTTCACTGCGGCCAGCATTGCTGCTGGCGACCTTTCTCCCGAAGTTACAGGTCTATTTTGCCTAATTCCTTAGCCATGAATCTCTCGAGCACCTTAGGATTCTCTCCTCAACTACCTGTGTCGGTTTACGGTACGGGTACTTATCATCTAAGTTTAGAAACTTTTCTTGGAAGCCCTTAGGCACACTATCCCTTTGTCCGAAGACTCCGAGTACTATCGTATCTCACCAAAATCTACGGATTTGCCTATAGATCTTATAGCTACATACTTCAACGAACTATTCCGTCAGTTCGCGGTGCTTTCATCACTCCGTCATTCCATCACAATGATAAGTAGTACGGGAATATTAACCCGTTGGCCATCGACTACTCCTTTCGGATTCGCCTTAGGACCCGACTAACCCTCAGCTGATTAGCATAGCTGAGGAAACCTTAGTTTTTCGGTGTGCGGGTTTCTCGCCCGCATTATCGTTACTTATGCCTACATTTGCTTTTCTAAACAGTCCAGCCAACCTCACAGTCAACCTTCAACCCAGTTTAGAATGCTCCCCTACCACAGTTTCCTGTCCATAGCTTCGGTAGTATACTTATGCCCGATTATTATCCATGCTCGCCCGCTCGACTAGTGAGCTGTTACGCACTCTTTAAATGAATGGCTGCTTCCAAGCCAACATCCTAGCTGTCTAAGCAGGCAAACCGCGTTTTTTCAACTTAGCATACATTTGGGGACCTTAGCTGATGGTCTGGGTTCTTTCCCTCTCGGACATGGACCTTAGCACCCATGCCCTCACTGCTTACAATCATTTACTAGCATTCGGAGTTTGTCAGGAATTGGTAGGTGGTGAAACCCCCGCATCCAATCAGTAGCTCTACCTCTAGTAAACTAAATAAGCGCTGCCCCTAAAGGCATTTCGGGGAGTACGAGCTATTTCCGAGTTTGATTGGCCTTTCACCCCTACCCACAGGTCATCCGAAGACTTTTCAACGTCAACCGGTTCGGTCCTCCACTATGTGTTACCACAGCTTCAACCTGCCCATGGGTAGATCACACGGTTTCGCGTCTACCACTACTGACTAAAGCGCCCTATTCAGACTCGCTTTCGCTACGGATCCAGTACTTAATACCTTATCCTTGCCAGCAACGGTAACTCGTAGGCTCATTATGCAAAAGGCACGCCGTCACCCCAAAAGGGCTCCGACCGCTTGTAAGCGTATGGTTTCAGGATCTATTTCACTCCGTTATTCACGGTTCTTTTCACCTTTCCCTCACGGTACTGGTTCACTATCGGTCTCTCAGGAGTATTTAGCCTTAGCGGATGGTCCCGCCAGATTCACACAGGGTTTCACGTGCCCCGCGCTACTCAGGATACCACTATTCTTATCTTTTCTTACTTGTACGGGACTATCACCCTCTATGGTTAACCTTTCCAGGTTATTCTAATTCAATCCGCAAGAAATATCGTGGTCCTACAACCCCAGCATTGCCGTAACAACACTGGTTTGGGCTAATCCGCGTTCGCTCGCCACTACTTACGGAATCACTTTTGTTTTCTTCTCCTCCGCCTACTTAGATGTTTCAGTTCAGCGGGTTCGCCCTCCTATCGGAGTAATGCATCTTCAATGCATTGGGTTGCCCCATTCGGATATCTACGGATATAACGGATATGTGCTCCTCCCCGTAGCTTTTCGCAGCTTATCACGTCCTTCTTCGCCTCTGAGAGCCTAGGCATCCCCCATACGCCCTTATTTTGCTTATTGTACTTATTTAGCTTTACATTATAAAATGCAAAACTGTGCTTTCTATTCTACTTATTATATTTTTTCTTTTCTCAATATGTCAATGAACGGTTATCCTTTCGGATATGTGGAGAATATCGGAGTCGAACCGATGACCTCCTGCGTGCAAGGCAGGCGCTCTAGCCAGCTGAGCTAATCCCCCATTCTTAAATTCAGAATTATGAATTCAGAATTACGAATTTTGAATTCTCAACTTCCAGAATTTCCTTAAAAAAAACTCAAAAATAGTAGTCCCGGGCAGACTCGAACTGCCGACCCCTACATTATCAGTGTAGTACTCTAACCAGCTGAGCTACGAGACTCTGTATTTTTAGCTTTTTCATTAAATTTTTGAACTAACAGCGAGAGTAAAACTCATCTCCAAACAAACCATCTTATCATTTCTCTAGAAAGGAGGTGTTCCAGCCGCACCTTCCGGTACGGCTACCTTGTTACGACTTAGCCCCAGTTACCAGTTTTACCCTAGGCAGCTCCTTGCGGTCACCGACTTCAGGTACCCCCAGCTTCCATGGCTTGACGGGCGGTGTGTACAAGGCCCGGGAACGTATTCACCGGATCATGGCTGATATCCGATTACTAGCGATTCCAGCTTCATAGAGTCGAGTTGCAGACTCCAATCCGAACTGAGACAGGTTTTATAGATTCGCTCCTTATCGCTAAGTGGCTGCTCTCTGTACCTGCCATTGTAGCACGTGTGTGGCCCAGGACGTAAGGGCCGTGATGATTTGACGTCATCCCCACCTTCCTCACGGTTTACACCGGCAGTCTTGCTAGAGTTCCCGACATTACTCGCTGGCAACTAACAACAGGGGTTGCGCTCGTTATAGGACTTAACCTGACACCTCACGGCACGAGCTGACGACAACCATGCAGCACCTTGAAAGACGTCCGAAGAAAGTCTAGTTTCCTAAACTGTCGTCTCCCATTTAAGCCCTGGTAAGGTTCCTCGCGTATCATCGAATTAAACCACATGCTCCACCGCTTGTGCGGGCCCCCGTCAATTCCTTTGAGTTTCACACTTGCGTGCGTACTCCCCAGGTGGGATACTTATCACTTTCGCTTAGCCACTCAGTTTGCACCGAACAGCTAGTATCCATCGTTTACGGCGTGGACTACCAGGGTATCTAATCCTGTTCGCTCCCCACGCTTTCGTCCATCAGCGTCAATCGTTTGTTAGTAACCTGCCTTCGCAATTGGTATTCCATGTAATATCTAAGCATTTCACCGCTACACTACATATTCTAGTTACTTCACAAAAATTCAAGCCCTACAGTATCAATGGCAGTTTCCTAGTTGAGCTAGGAGATTTCACCACTGACTTATAAGGCCGCCTACGGACCCTTTAAACCCAATGATTCCGGATAACGCTTGGATCCTCCGTATTACCGCGGCTGCTGGCACGGAGTTAGCCGATCCTTATTCTTACGGTACCGTCAAGCTCCTACACGTAGGAGTGTTTCTTCCCGTACAAAAGCAGTTTACAACCCATAGGGCCGTCTTCCTGCACGCGGCATGGCTGGGTCAGAGTTGCCTCCATTGCCCAATATTCCTCACTGCTGCCTCCCGTAGGAGTCTGGTCCGTGTCTCAGTACCAGTGTGGGGGATCTCCCTCTCAGGACCCCTACCCATCATCGTCTTGGTGTGCCGTTACCACACCAACTAACTAATGGGACGCATGCTCATCTTGTACCGTTGGAACTTTAATAATTTGAAGATGCCTTCAAAAGATACTATGAGGTATTAATCCAAATTTCTCTGGGCTATCCCTCTGTACAAGGTAGATTGCATACGCGTTACGCACCCGTGCGCCGGTCTCAAGTTAGCAAGCTAACTCTACCCCTCGACTTGCATGTGTTAGGCCTGCCGCTAGCGTTCATCCTGAGCCAGGATCAAACTCTTCATCGTAGTTTTTAAATATTGTACGATAAGTGCTAGGTTTATTTAATTTCAATTCGCCTTACTCTCTTAATTTTTACAACTTACATCTCTGTAAGTCGTGCTGTCAATCCAATATGTCTATGAACGTGTCTTCTATTCTTTTCGCCTCTCTCTCGATTAGCGGGTGCAAAAGTACAACCTTTTTTTTATCTCGCAAATGTTTTTGAAACTTTTTTTGAAAAAATTTTAAAACCTTACCAAACACTAAAAAAACTAAGAACTCTTACTCACTCTTCCCTTATTTAGGGACGGCAAAGATACTATCTTTATTTCTTACAATCCAAATAAATTTTTAAGTTTTTTAAAACTTTTTTATTTATTCAAACCTCTCTATAAATCCAATGAACTTGCCTTATCAAAGCGGGTGCAAAAGTAGAACTCTTTTCTCAACTTCCAAACTTTTTTTACCCTTTTTTATAAAGTTTTTTTTCTTAAACATAAATATCAATTAGTTACAATTAATCAATTACGAATTAAAAATTACGAATTACGAATCGTTAACAATAAATCGTCTTGAATAGCCCCGATGGTAACGACATCCTTTTTGAAAAAAAGATATAGTGGACAGCGGGAAATCTAACGAACTGAATGGAAATTGTGGTGCTACTTATAAATACACCTATATATATTATTGTATGACTACTGCTAATGTTATATATTTGCACATTTAAAATTTAAGAGATGATTAAAATTACTTTACCAGATGGTTCGGTTAAGGAGTTTGCACAAGGTGCAACACCGATGGATGTAGCTTTGAGTATAAGCGAAGGTTTAGCAAGAAATGTAATTTCGGCTTCGTTTAATGGTACAACTGTTGAAACTTCTACACCATTAACCACGGATGGTTCTCTTATATTGTATACATGGAATGACGATGAAGGTAAAAAAGCTTTTTGGCACTCTACTTCTCACGTAATGGCGCAAGCTATTGAAGAAAAATATCCAAATGCTAAATTAACTTTAGGTCCAGCTATTGCGAATGGTTTTTACTATGATGTTGATTTTGGTGATGAAAAATTTACTGATGCCGATTTTAAAGCTATTGAAGATAGAGTTTTAGAGATTTCGAGAGAAAAACATGAATTTAAAATGCGTTCAGTATCTAAAGCGGAAGCATTAGATATTTATAAAGGTAATGAATACAAAACTGAATTAATTTCAAACTTAGAGGACGGAACGATTACTTTTTGTGATCATTCTAACTTTTTTGATTTGTGTCGTGGTGGACATATTCCGAATACTGGAATTATAAAAGCTATGAAAATTCTTTCTGTTGCGGGTGCTTACTGGAGAGGTGATGAGAAGAACAAACAATTGACACGTGTATATGGAATTTCATTTCCTAAACAAAAAGATTTGACAGAATATCTTCAATTGTTAGAAGAAGCAAAAAAACGTGATCATAGAAAATTAGGAAAAGAATTAGAATTATTCCATTTTTCACAAAAAGTAGGACAAGGTTTACCATTATGGTTACCAAAAGGAGCTGCTTTACGTGATCGTTTAGAGCAATTTTTGAAAAAAGCACAGAAAAAAGCTGGATATGAACAAGTAGTTACTCCACATATTGGTCAGAAAGAATTATATGTAACTTCTGGCCACTATGCTAAATATGGTGCTGATAGTTTTCAACCGATTCATACACCAGCTGAAGGAGAAGAGTTTTTATTAAAACCAATGAATTGTCCGCACCACTGTGAGATATACAATGCAAAACCTTGGTCTTATAAAGATTTACCTAAGCGTTATGCAGAATTTGGAACAGTATATAGATATGAGCAATCAGGAGAATTACATGGTTTAACTCGAGTAAGAGGATTTACTCAAGATGATGCACATATATTTTGTACACCTGATCAATTAGACGTTGAGTTTAAAAATGTAATCGATTTAGTATTATATGTATTTGGCTCATTAGGGTTTGAAAACTTTACTGCTCAAGTTTCTGTTAGAGATTTAGACAATCCTGATAAATATATAGGTAGCGTTGAAAACTGGGAAAAAGCGGAGAATGCAATTATAAGTGCGGCAAAAGATAAAGGACTAAACTATGTAGTTGAAGCAGGTGAAGCTGCTTTCTACGGACCTAAGTTAGACTTTATGGTTAAAGATGCATTAGGAAGAAGTTGGCAATTAGGAACTATTCAGGTAGATTATAATTTACCAGAACGTTTTGACTTAACTTATAAAGGAAGTGACAATGAATTACATCGTCCGGTTATGATTCACAGAGCACCTTTTGGAAGTATGGAAAGATTCGTTGCTATTTTACTTGAACATACTGCAGGAAACTTCCCAATTTGGTTAATGCCTGAGCAAGCTATTATATTGTCTTTGAGCGAGAAATATGAAAAATATGCTCAAAAAGTTTTAAATTTGCTAGAAAATCACGAAATTCGCGCCCAATTAGATAATAGAAACGAAACTATTGGTAAAAAAATTCGTGAAGCTGAAGTACAGAAATACCCATTTATGCTGATAGTTGGTGAAGAAGAAGAAAAAAATGGTACAATTTCTGTAAGACGTCATGGAGATGACGGAAAATCAAACCAGTCGATGACAATTGAACAATTTGCAACAATAGTTCAAGAAGAAATAGACAAAACATTGAAACAATTTTAAACTGAAGTTTAATTAAAATTTTATAGCCATAGCAATTAGAAACAACAAAAGGGGTTTTAAACCCAGAGAAGAAAAAAAGGATGCGCACAGAATAAATGAAAACATTCGTGTGCCGGAAGTGCGCCTTGTAGGCGATAATATAGAACAAGGAGTTTACAAAACTGCTGATGCTAAAAGAATGGCTGAAGAGCAAGAATTAGATTTAGTAGAGATTTCTCCTAACGCTAGTCCTCCTGTTTGTAAAATTATGGATTATGGTAAATTCTTATACCAACAAAAGAAGAGAGAAAAAGAATTAAAAGCCAAATCATCTCAAATTGTTGTAAAAGAAATTCGTTTTGGACCTCAAACTGATGAGCACGATTATGAATTTAAAAAGAAAAATGCTATAAAATTTTTAAGTGATGGCGCTAAATTGAAAGCATTTGTTTTCTTTAAAGGTCGT contains:
- the thrS gene encoding threonine--tRNA ligase, which codes for MIKITLPDGSVKEFAQGATPMDVALSISEGLARNVISASFNGTTVETSTPLTTDGSLILYTWNDDEGKKAFWHSTSHVMAQAIEEKYPNAKLTLGPAIANGFYYDVDFGDEKFTDADFKAIEDRVLEISREKHEFKMRSVSKAEALDIYKGNEYKTELISNLEDGTITFCDHSNFFDLCRGGHIPNTGIIKAMKILSVAGAYWRGDEKNKQLTRVYGISFPKQKDLTEYLQLLEEAKKRDHRKLGKELELFHFSQKVGQGLPLWLPKGAALRDRLEQFLKKAQKKAGYEQVVTPHIGQKELYVTSGHYAKYGADSFQPIHTPAEGEEFLLKPMNCPHHCEIYNAKPWSYKDLPKRYAEFGTVYRYEQSGELHGLTRVRGFTQDDAHIFCTPDQLDVEFKNVIDLVLYVFGSLGFENFTAQVSVRDLDNPDKYIGSVENWEKAENAIISAAKDKGLNYVVEAGEAAFYGPKLDFMVKDALGRSWQLGTIQVDYNLPERFDLTYKGSDNELHRPVMIHRAPFGSMERFVAILLEHTAGNFPIWLMPEQAIILSLSEKYEKYAQKVLNLLENHEIRAQLDNRNETIGKKIREAEVQKYPFMLIVGEEEEKNGTISVRRHGDDGKSNQSMTIEQFATIVQEEIDKTLKQF
- the infC gene encoding translation initiation factor IF-3 encodes the protein MRNNKRGFKPREEKKDAHRINENIRVPEVRLVGDNIEQGVYKTADAKRMAEEQELDLVEISPNASPPVCKIMDYGKFLYQQKKREKELKAKSSQIVVKEIRFGPQTDEHDYEFKKKNAIKFLSDGAKLKAFVFFKGRSIIYKEQGQILLLRLAQDLEEYGKVENMPVLEGKRMIMYIAPKKKSK